A window of Christiangramia forsetii KT0803 contains these coding sequences:
- a CDS encoding tyrosine-type recombinase/integrase, which yields MASIKFLLQSKSSNAPVYARLSLGRGKVYKRKTGLYINPSLWSKATGFPKTKSSDGRELKSDLKSLESKLLNKLNEDNSSGIEINGDWLSFNIDLHFKRVVSNESNSDYLVDAIDSYLNGANLRDNNKGGKGLSRSRIQGLKRCKTIIEEFSGRKKYKVVEVNLAFAKKFKTWMHNDQKYALSYTLKMIDNIKSICYDAETNGVKISPQLKKIKAGKVKKEEIVYLSFDELEVLKKVDLNSEALDNARRWLILGCNIGQRGGDLLQLTEGNVRTVQGRMVIELIQTKGEKHVLVPLNYDAKEILKEGFPRAITPQKFNEHVKEVCRIAEFNDIIYTGVPKMVLVSKTSKKKVKRLVYDHYEKWETIASHVCRRSFATNYHDQMPLPFMMSITGHSSEKTYLKYVGKTSSDYINSIASVFEKQRESQVNKQANLKVVRNKAVNQ from the coding sequence ATGGCCTCAATTAAGTTTCTACTTCAAAGTAAATCATCCAATGCACCTGTTTATGCTCGCCTCTCCTTGGGAAGAGGAAAAGTCTATAAAAGAAAAACTGGACTCTACATTAATCCAAGTCTTTGGAGCAAGGCTACTGGTTTTCCTAAAACAAAATCCTCTGACGGCAGAGAACTTAAATCTGACTTGAAGAGCCTCGAATCTAAACTACTAAACAAATTAAACGAAGATAATTCCAGCGGAATTGAAATAAACGGAGATTGGCTTTCCTTTAATATCGACCTTCATTTTAAAAGGGTGGTCAGTAATGAATCAAATTCGGACTACTTGGTAGATGCTATTGATTCATATTTGAATGGAGCAAACCTTAGAGACAATAATAAAGGAGGAAAAGGTTTATCTAGAAGTAGAATTCAGGGGCTTAAACGCTGTAAAACAATAATTGAAGAATTTAGCGGTAGAAAGAAGTATAAAGTAGTCGAGGTTAATTTAGCCTTTGCCAAGAAATTTAAAACATGGATGCATAACGATCAAAAGTATGCTTTATCATATACCCTAAAAATGATTGACAACATTAAGTCTATCTGTTATGATGCTGAAACAAACGGTGTTAAAATAAGCCCGCAATTAAAAAAGATTAAAGCAGGGAAGGTTAAAAAAGAGGAAATAGTCTACCTCAGTTTTGATGAATTAGAAGTCCTGAAAAAAGTTGACCTGAACTCTGAGGCACTTGATAATGCTAGAAGGTGGCTGATTCTGGGGTGCAACATAGGACAACGAGGTGGAGATCTTCTTCAGCTAACTGAAGGAAACGTTCGCACAGTACAAGGCAGAATGGTAATCGAATTAATTCAGACAAAAGGCGAAAAGCATGTTTTAGTTCCTCTGAACTATGATGCCAAGGAAATATTAAAAGAAGGCTTCCCAAGAGCTATAACTCCTCAGAAATTTAATGAACATGTAAAAGAAGTATGCAGAATTGCAGAATTTAACGATATCATCTACACTGGTGTACCTAAAATGGTTTTGGTATCTAAAACCTCAAAAAAGAAAGTAAAGAGACTTGTTTATGATCATTATGAAAAATGGGAAACTATCGCCTCTCATGTTTGTAGAAGGTCTTTTGCTACGAATTACCATGATCAAATGCCACTACCTTTTATGATGAGTATAACAGGCCATAGTTCAGAGAAAACCTACCTTAAGTATGTAGGTAAAACCTCATCGGATTACATTAATTCCATTGCAAGTGTATTCGAAAAACAAAGAGAGAGTCAAGTTAACAAACAGGCTAATCTAAAAGTGGTAAGAAACAAGGCTGTCAATCAATAG